In Arthrobacter sp. CDRTa11, one DNA window encodes the following:
- a CDS encoding class I SAM-dependent methyltransferase, whose protein sequence is MRRRDSDAVEIMDLPDCDPRGLDRTYRQFAIINRTLSGWRRLYSRELRPLLSEESGTTLLDIGSGGGDLAVTLSRWAEHDRLKLHITGIDPDGRAHAFAAARPKVPDVEFRQAHSSDLLTEGRSYDVVISNHVLHHLQPPQVQQLLLDSEALARRTVLHNDLRRSALAYALFSVAALPFRGSFIRADGLTSIRRSYIPAELAALAPPGWNVETHAPFHQVLVRRKGSVDG, encoded by the coding sequence ATGCGGCGGCGGGACTCCGACGCCGTGGAAATCATGGACCTGCCGGACTGCGACCCCCGGGGCCTGGACCGCACCTACCGGCAGTTCGCCATCATCAACCGGACGCTGTCGGGCTGGCGCAGGCTCTACTCCCGTGAACTGAGGCCACTCCTGTCGGAAGAGTCAGGCACCACTCTCCTGGACATCGGATCCGGCGGCGGAGATCTTGCCGTAACGCTGTCCAGGTGGGCGGAGCACGACAGGTTGAAGCTTCACATCACCGGAATCGACCCCGACGGGAGGGCGCATGCGTTCGCCGCCGCCAGGCCGAAGGTTCCGGACGTTGAATTCCGGCAGGCGCACAGTTCCGACCTGCTGACCGAAGGGCGCAGTTACGACGTAGTGATCTCCAACCACGTCCTGCACCACCTGCAGCCGCCTCAAGTGCAGCAGCTGCTGCTGGACTCCGAGGCGCTCGCACGCCGCACAGTGCTGCATAACGACCTGCGGCGGAGCGCGCTTGCCTACGCCCTGTTCTCTGTCGCAGCCCTTCCCTTCCGGGGCTCCTTCATCCGGGCTGATGGCCTGACCTCCATCAGGCGCAGTTACATTCCCGCGGAGCTGGCTGCCCTCGCTCCCCCGGGCTGGAATGTGGAGACGCACGCCCCGTTCCACCAGGTGCTGGTCCGCCGCAAGGGCAGCGTTGATGGCTGA
- a CDS encoding type III polyketide synthase: MTVYLRSLETAVPPTMLVQTEARDVFAAQPGLSRLGSRLVSTCFDSAAIDTRYTAVEEMTMDFRADDPQFFDPATGLLLNPSTKVRNEIFAREATKLFIDAAQAAMDACPELDPSGITHLITVSCTGFFNPGPDYKIVRALGLDPAVQRYHLGFMGCYAAFPALRAAKSFCEADPEAVVLVVCAELCSLHVRTSNDPDTIMGSALFADGAAAAVVTAREFPEAPALLQLDHFETVLTPVGEESMAWNIGDHGFEMVLGNYVPHIIDDHIVGALQPLLAHDPTVLGLPYSGIRHWAIHPGGRSILDKVQSRLELTDQQLVPARETLRNYGNMSSATVLFVLRYILEQPPEDGDERICSMAFGPGLTVETGLFTKLRQAPQVLLRSPAASGLAQGQAAAESLA; encoded by the coding sequence ATGACGGTCTATCTGCGTTCATTGGAAACTGCTGTCCCGCCGACGATGCTGGTCCAGACAGAAGCCAGGGACGTTTTTGCGGCGCAGCCCGGGCTGTCCAGGCTTGGTTCCCGACTGGTAAGCACCTGCTTCGACTCTGCGGCGATCGACACGCGTTACACGGCTGTCGAGGAAATGACGATGGACTTCCGGGCAGACGATCCCCAGTTCTTTGACCCGGCCACCGGACTGCTGCTTAACCCCAGTACAAAGGTGCGGAATGAAATCTTTGCCCGCGAGGCCACCAAGCTTTTTATCGACGCTGCGCAGGCGGCCATGGACGCCTGCCCCGAACTGGATCCGTCCGGCATCACCCACCTCATCACCGTCTCCTGCACAGGCTTCTTCAACCCGGGTCCCGACTACAAGATAGTCCGGGCCCTCGGGCTGGATCCGGCCGTGCAGCGCTACCACCTTGGATTTATGGGCTGCTATGCAGCTTTCCCCGCCCTGCGGGCCGCCAAGTCCTTCTGCGAGGCGGATCCCGAAGCAGTTGTCCTGGTGGTCTGCGCGGAACTCTGTTCCCTGCATGTCCGTACGTCCAACGATCCGGACACCATCATGGGGTCGGCGCTGTTTGCGGACGGCGCGGCAGCCGCCGTCGTTACTGCCCGGGAGTTCCCGGAAGCACCCGCGCTCCTGCAGCTGGACCACTTTGAAACCGTACTGACGCCCGTCGGCGAGGAATCCATGGCGTGGAACATCGGGGACCACGGTTTTGAAATGGTGCTGGGAAACTACGTACCGCACATTATTGATGACCATATTGTCGGCGCGCTCCAACCACTGTTGGCTCATGACCCCACCGTGCTGGGACTCCCCTACAGCGGCATCCGCCACTGGGCCATCCACCCTGGCGGCCGGAGCATTTTGGACAAGGTCCAGTCGAGGCTGGAACTGACGGACCAGCAGCTTGTTCCTGCCCGTGAAACGCTGCGGAACTACGGAAACATGAGCAGTGCCACGGTCCTGTTTGTCCTGAGGTACATCCTGGAACAGCCGCCGGAAGATGGCGACGAACGTATCTGTTCCATGGCTTTCGGGCCTGGCCTTACTGTTGAAACGGGCCTCTTCACCAAGCTTCGGCAGGCGCCTCAAGTTCTGCTGCGGAGCCCGGCAGCCAGCGGGCTGGCCCAGGGGCAGGCAGCCGCGGAATCGCTGGCCTGA
- a CDS encoding helix-turn-helix transcriptional regulator: MTSKPATPPNLRDLALLRRVRDRMDREYTRPLDVEALARGVNMSAGHLSRQFRLAYGESPYSYLMTRRIERAMALLRIGELSVTEVCFAVGCSSLGTFSTRFTELVGVPPSVYRRESAHAAAEIPSCVAKQVTRPVRNREARAPEPQLA; the protein is encoded by the coding sequence GTGACCAGCAAACCCGCCACGCCGCCGAACCTGCGGGACCTCGCCCTGCTGCGCCGCGTCCGCGACAGGATGGACCGGGAGTACACCAGGCCACTGGATGTGGAAGCACTTGCCCGGGGGGTGAACATGTCCGCCGGACACCTCAGCCGCCAGTTCCGTCTGGCCTACGGCGAGTCGCCGTATTCCTACCTGATGACCCGCCGCATCGAACGCGCCATGGCGCTGCTGCGCATCGGTGAGCTCAGCGTCACCGAAGTCTGCTTCGCCGTCGGATGCTCGTCGCTGGGCACGTTCAGCACCCGCTTCACCGAGCTGGTGGGTGTTCCGCCCAGCGTCTACCGGCGCGAGAGCGCCCATGCGGCGGCAGAAATCCCCTCCTGCGTGGCGAAACAGGTGACCAGACCGGTCAGGAATCGAGAAGCACGGGCCCCGGAGCCGCAGTTAGCATGA
- a CDS encoding VOC family protein, with product MTAMDITIHSSFLPHNDPEASLAFYRDTLGFEVRNDVGHGTMRWITVGPAGQPDTSIVLHPPAVDPGITDDERRTITEMMAKGTYGIILLATHDLDGVFAKVQESDAEVVQEPTSQPYGIRDCAFRDPAGSLIRIQELN from the coding sequence ATGACTGCCATGGACATCACCATTCACTCAAGCTTCCTTCCGCACAACGATCCCGAGGCCTCGCTGGCCTTCTACCGCGACACCCTCGGCTTTGAGGTCCGCAACGACGTGGGACACGGCACCATGAGATGGATCACGGTGGGCCCGGCCGGCCAGCCCGACACATCCATCGTCCTGCATCCGCCGGCCGTAGACCCCGGCATCACCGACGACGAGCGCCGCACCATCACCGAAATGATGGCCAAGGGCACCTACGGCATCATCCTGCTGGCCACTCATGACCTCGACGGCGTCTTCGCCAAGGTGCAGGAAAGCGACGCGGAGGTTGTCCAGGAACCGACGTCCCAGCCGTACGGCATTCGGGACTGCGCCTTCCGCGATCCAGCGGGAAGCCTGATCCGCATCCAGGAACTGAACTGA
- a CDS encoding excinuclease ABC subunit UvrA: MSTATGTDTQSPGLHVADSHDLIRVQGARENNLKNVSVEIPKRRLTVFTGVSGSGKSSLVFATIAAESQRMINETYSAFVQGFMPSLARPDVDVLEGLTTAIIVDQERMGANPRSTVGTATDAHAMLRILFSRLGNPYVGPPTAFSFNVPTRKASGVMSTEKSGRVEKSVVQNVVYLGGMCPRCEGMGSVSDFDLSALYDESKSLAEGALTVPGYSMDGWYGRIFSGAGFNMDKPIAKFTKKEMQDLLYKEPTKIKVEGINLTYEGLIPKIQKSMLSKDVEAMQPHIRAFVDRAITFQTCPECDGTRLSPEARSSKIQGKNIADLCEMQISDLAGWVRELKEPSVAPLLKGLRHLLDSFAEIGLGYLSLDRPAGTLSGGEAQRTKMIRHLGSSLTDVTYVFDEPTIGLHPHDIERMNQLLLQLRDKGNTVLVVEHKPETIAIGDHVVDLGPGAGTAGGEVVFEGSVEALRRSDTITGRHLDDRAALKKAVRTPKGALEVRGAGTHNLQNVDVDVPLGVLCVVTGVAGSGKSSLIHGSVAGREGVVVVDQGAIKGSRRSNPATYTGLLEPIRKAFAKANGVKPALFSSNSEGACPNCNGAGVIFTELGVMATVESTCEVCEGRRFQASVLEYTMAGRNIAEVLAMSMTEAEKFFGEGEARTPAAHKILDRIVDVGLGYLTLGQPLTTLSGGERQRVKLATQMAEKGDVYVLDEPTTGLHLADVENLLGLLDRLVDSGKSVIVIEHHQAVMAHADWIIDLGPGAGHDGGRIVFEGTPTDLVTSRPTLTGEHLAAYVGSYVN, translated from the coding sequence ATGAGCACGGCCACGGGGACGGACACACAATCGCCGGGACTGCACGTTGCAGACAGCCACGATCTGATCCGCGTGCAGGGCGCCCGGGAAAACAACCTCAAGAACGTCAGCGTCGAGATCCCGAAGCGCCGGCTGACGGTGTTCACCGGCGTTTCCGGTTCGGGGAAGAGCTCGCTGGTGTTTGCCACCATCGCTGCCGAGTCGCAGCGGATGATCAATGAAACCTACAGCGCCTTTGTGCAAGGGTTCATGCCGTCCCTGGCTCGTCCGGACGTTGACGTGCTCGAGGGCCTCACGACTGCCATCATCGTTGACCAGGAGCGGATGGGCGCAAACCCCCGTTCCACCGTGGGAACTGCCACTGACGCCCACGCCATGCTCCGGATTCTGTTCAGCCGGCTCGGCAACCCCTACGTCGGGCCGCCCACAGCGTTCTCCTTTAATGTCCCGACGCGCAAAGCGAGCGGGGTGATGAGCACAGAGAAGAGTGGCCGGGTAGAGAAGAGCGTTGTCCAAAACGTCGTTTACCTTGGCGGCATGTGTCCCCGCTGCGAGGGCATGGGCTCAGTCTCTGACTTTGACCTCTCTGCGCTTTACGACGAGAGCAAGTCGCTCGCCGAAGGTGCCTTGACGGTGCCCGGCTACAGCATGGATGGCTGGTACGGCCGCATCTTCAGCGGCGCAGGCTTCAATATGGACAAGCCGATCGCAAAGTTCACCAAGAAGGAAATGCAGGATCTCCTCTACAAGGAGCCAACAAAGATCAAGGTGGAGGGCATCAACCTCACCTACGAAGGCTTGATCCCGAAGATCCAGAAATCGATGCTGTCCAAGGACGTCGAGGCGATGCAGCCGCACATCCGGGCTTTCGTGGATCGTGCGATCACGTTTCAGACCTGCCCTGAATGCGACGGGACCAGGCTGAGCCCGGAGGCCCGCTCCTCAAAGATCCAGGGCAAGAACATCGCGGACCTGTGCGAGATGCAGATCAGCGACCTGGCCGGGTGGGTCCGCGAGCTGAAAGAGCCATCGGTGGCACCGCTGCTGAAGGGGCTGCGGCACCTGCTGGATTCGTTCGCCGAAATAGGCCTCGGCTACCTTTCACTGGACCGGCCGGCGGGCACGCTGTCCGGGGGAGAGGCCCAGCGGACCAAGATGATCCGGCACCTCGGGTCCTCCCTCACCGACGTCACCTATGTGTTCGACGAGCCCACCATCGGCCTGCACCCCCACGACATCGAGCGGATGAATCAGCTGCTGCTGCAGTTGCGCGACAAGGGCAACACCGTGCTCGTCGTGGAGCACAAGCCAGAGACAATCGCCATTGGTGATCACGTCGTCGACCTCGGTCCCGGTGCGGGCACCGCCGGCGGTGAGGTGGTCTTCGAGGGCAGCGTCGAGGCGCTTCGGCGCAGTGACACCATCACCGGGCGGCATCTTGACGACCGGGCTGCCCTCAAGAAGGCAGTCCGCACACCCAAGGGTGCGCTGGAGGTCCGCGGTGCGGGCACGCACAACCTGCAGAATGTGGACGTTGATGTGCCGCTCGGTGTGCTCTGCGTGGTGACCGGCGTCGCCGGCTCGGGGAAGAGCTCACTGATCCACGGCTCGGTTGCCGGGCGCGAAGGCGTGGTGGTGGTTGACCAGGGTGCCATCAAGGGCTCACGCCGGAGCAACCCCGCGACGTACACCGGCCTGCTGGAACCCATCCGCAAGGCTTTCGCCAAGGCCAACGGCGTGAAGCCGGCGCTTTTCAGTTCCAACTCCGAGGGCGCCTGCCCCAACTGCAACGGCGCGGGTGTCATCTTCACGGAACTGGGGGTTATGGCTACTGTCGAGTCGACGTGCGAGGTCTGCGAGGGCCGGCGGTTCCAGGCATCTGTCCTGGAATACACGATGGCCGGGCGGAACATCGCCGAGGTGCTGGCAATGTCCATGACTGAGGCGGAAAAGTTCTTCGGCGAAGGGGAAGCCCGTACGCCCGCCGCCCATAAGATCCTGGACCGAATCGTGGATGTTGGGCTCGGGTACCTCACCCTCGGCCAGCCGCTGACCACGTTGTCCGGGGGAGAGCGGCAGCGTGTCAAGCTTGCCACCCAGATGGCTGAGAAAGGCGATGTCTACGTCCTCGATGAACCGACCACCGGGCTTCACCTTGCCGACGTCGAGAACCTGCTGGGCCTGCTCGACCGCCTGGTCGACTCCGGAAAGTCCGTCATTGTCATTGAGCACCACCAAGCAGTGATGGCGCACGCCGACTGGATTATCGACCTCGGACCGGGAGCAGGCCACGACGGCGGCCGGATCGTTTTCGAGGGGACGCCAACAGATCTTGTGACCAGCCGGCCAACACTCACCGGCGAACACCTCGCCGCGTATGTGGGTAGTTATGTCAACTAA